AATGTTGTGAATCATGCATCCAGCCCTGAAATGGGGCTGAGATTGATTTTTTTAAACGTGGGTCATCGTCAATTTCTAGGCGTATATTGGTCAAAGCCACTTGATTGAGATAGTCTGCATCAATATTCAGACCATGATGCACACTAAAAGACAGTGCTTGGACTTGCAGATCAACTGCTAGAAGCTGAGACAATTGTATATTAAAAGCATGATTCAGATGTTCCAAAAACATGACCCAGTCATCAATATCTTGAACTTTTTCCAAGACTTTCATGACTGCTCTTTGCTTGATTAGATCCATCTAAAACCACGGCAAGAAATCAAATGATTTCAGTTATTTTATAATAGCTTCATGAGCACGAAAATGAGCAAAAATAAAAAATAACTGGTTTAGACAACTATCCGATGAAATGTAATATAGATCGAACTGTACTGTAGTTTCACCAATAGCAAAATTTAAAGTGCTTTATTGATCTTGGTAGCAATCAGAGCTTCTATGCACAATCAATATAGCTTATGACATCAATATTCTTTACAGTATCAATTGAAAAGTGTTCTAACTGAGTGATTTATGCGCGGTCTATACCTCATTACCAATGATGATCCAATCCAACTATTATTAGAAAAATTAGATGTGGCTCTAGCAACAGGACAGATTGCGATTCTGCAATATCGTCGTAAAAAAGTAGCAAAAGCTGATCAGCCAAGTGAAGTCGAACAGATCAAAGCACTTTGTGAAAAGCATCAAGTCCCATTTGTGATTAATGATGATTTGGCACTGGCTGAACAATTTGGTTTAGGTGTGCATCTTGGACAGTCCGATGGTGAAATTAGCGATGCGGCTACACGTTTGCCATCAGGTGTGATTATTGGGCGGACTTGTCTAAACTCATTAGAACTGGCTGAAAAGGCAATTGCGGATGGGGCGACTTATGTGGCATTTGGTGCGGTCTATGCCACCTCAACCAAACCAGAAGCGGGTAATGTAGGCATCGAAGTCATTCAGCAGGCGAAACAAAAGTTTGCTGTACCGATTTGTGCGATTGGCGGGTTGACCGTTGAAAATTCTCAAGTGGTG
The DNA window shown above is from Acinetobacter colistiniresistens and carries:
- the thiE gene encoding thiamine phosphate synthase, whose translation is MRGLYLITNDDPIQLLLEKLDVALATGQIAILQYRRKKVAKADQPSEVEQIKALCEKHQVPFVINDDLALAEQFGLGVHLGQSDGEISDAATRLPSGVIIGRTCLNSLELAEKAIADGATYVAFGAVYATSTKPEAGNVGIEVIQQAKQKFAVPICAIGGLTVENSQVVIEAGASLCAVISDILGRSTAEIPARVDAWAKLFD